Below is a window of Deinococcus seoulensis DNA.
GTCGCTTCTTATGTAAATAACATAACACGGTGGCCCGGCTTACGCCACCCCCGGCCCGTTCACCCGTCCTCAGCGTCCCCCGGCCGCCCCACCACCCTCGCGGCCACCCTCCCGCTGCGCGCCGCCCGTCACGCGCGCCAGCACGTAATGCGCCCGGTGACCGGCCCGCGCCAGATCCACCACCTCGTACCCGCGCGACAGGTACGTGCCCAGCACCTCACGCAGCGCGTCCCGCCACGCCCGCCGCACCGGCAACTCCAGCGTCTCGGGCCGGGTCGGCACCTCGACCAGCACCCGCGCGCCCGCCAGGTATAACCGCGCCGCGCCCGGCTCCTGCGCGCCGTCCAGCGCCTCCAGCGCCACCTGCCCGCGCGGCGGCGGCGCGGGACGCTCCGCGTGCGGGCGCGTCAGGTCCCACTCGATCAGCAGGCGGTCCGCCGGGAACGCCCCGGCCCGGTCGTCCTCCAGCGCGTACCAGTCCGGCAGGTACGTCCGGGCGACCGCGCCCAGTTTGCCCAGGTTCAGCCGCGCGTTGCGCGACACCAGCGGATCGAACGTCCAGGTCATGCGGGTCAGGCCCTGCGCCAGCGCCCGCTCACGCTGCGCGAGTTTCAGCGCGACCGCCAGCCCCGTGCCCCGCCACGCCGGATGCACCGCCAGCAGGTGAGAGTGATGCCAGACCTCCGCGCCGCGCAGCGCCGGGAACCCGAACGCCAGCCCCACCGGCACCAGACTGGCCGGATCCTCCGGCGGCAACTTCGCGTACCCGCCCAGCACGATCCCGCCCGTCACGGCACTGATACGGAACATCGTGCCGGGCAGCACCTCCCGGTCCGGGTAACCCCACGCGCTCACCTGCACCCGCTCCAGCGCCCGGAACGCCCAGGGGTCCGTCACCTCGCGGATCACGAACGGCCGCACGTGCCCGCCCTCGGCCATGCGCTCAGTCGTCCGCCCGGTGGTTGGGCCGGTGGACGGGCCGGCTGTCTGGTCCGCGCCGCCCTCCGGCCCGACGCCCGGCACCTGCTCGTCTGGATCACGGTCACGCGGATCACGGCCGCCCTGGTCGCCGTCGTGCGCCGGGAGCATCAGCCGCGCTGCTCCTCGTGCAGTTCGCTGACGCTCGCCAGGAACGCCCGGTTCAGGGTCACGCCCGTGCCCGCTCCCGCCGGAACAGGCATCAGGCCGTCCTCGGCTTCCAGCGGCTCGTTGATCAGGTCGGTCTCCCAGTACCGGCTGCCGCTGCTGGTATCGCCGGGCAGCGTGAAGTTCGGCAGGGTCGACAGGTGAATGTTGTGCGCCCGCCCGACCCCGCTTTCCAGCATCCCGCCGCACCACACGGGCGCGCCGAATGCCTGCGCCACGTCATGCACGCGCCGCGCCTCGGCATGCCCGCCCACCCGCGCGACCTTCACGTTAATCACGCCGCCCGCCCGGATCGCCAGTCCCTTGCGGGCGTCCTGGGCGCTGGTCACGCTCTCGTCCAGGCACAGCGGCGTGCTCAGCTGGCGTTGCAGTTCGGCGTGATCCAGCAGGTCGTCCCAGGCCAGCGGCTGCTCGATGTACGTCAGGTCGAAGGCGTCCAGGGCGCGCAGGCGGCCGGCGTCCGCCAGGGTGTAGGCGCTGTTGGCGTCCACGGTCAGGCGGATGTCCGGGAAGGCCTCGCGGGTCGCGCGGACCGGCTGCAC
It encodes the following:
- a CDS encoding acyl-CoA acyltransferase produces the protein MAEGGHVRPFVIREVTDPWAFRALERVQVSAWGYPDREVLPGTMFRISAVTGGIVLGGYAKLPPEDPASLVPVGLAFGFPALRGAEVWHHSHLLAVHPAWRGTGLAVALKLAQRERALAQGLTRMTWTFDPLVSRNARLNLGKLGAVARTYLPDWYALEDDRAGAFPADRLLIEWDLTRPHAERPAPPPRGQVALEALDGAQEPGAARLYLAGARVLVEVPTRPETLELPVRRAWRDALREVLGTYLSRGYEVVDLARAGHRAHYVLARVTGGAQREGGREGGGAAGGR
- the menC gene encoding o-succinylbenzoate synthase, coding for MFKIEAAELIVARLPLKFRFETSFGVQTDKVVPLLVLHGDGVQGVSEGTMERAPMYREETITGALGLLRDVFLPRVIGQSFANPEALNDALGSFRGNRMARAMVEMAAWDLWARQLGVPLGTLLGGRKDRVEVGVSLGIQPDEAATVDVVRRHVEQGYRRIKLKIKPGWDVQPVRATREAFPDIRLTVDANSAYTLADAGRLRALDAFDLTYIEQPLAWDDLLDHAELQRQLSTPLCLDESVTSAQDARKGLAIRAGGVINVKVARVGGHAEARRVHDVAQAFGAPVWCGGMLESGVGRAHNIHLSTLPNFTLPGDTSSGSRYWETDLINEPLEAEDGLMPVPAGAGTGVTLNRAFLASVSELHEEQRG